One window of the Acaryochloris sp. CCMEE 5410 genome contains the following:
- a CDS encoding EAL domain-containing protein, translating to MPTDLNDPQRKIRHLLILEDLDGFRLVPLEESSYFLGRDVTNSIVVRSQGISRQHALFLRVTNADPNSYGFMLIDGNLQGEPSTNGTAVNGEKCASTKLNHGDRIVFGRQMKAKYLVLGALTDLEFGDFCKNFDFEEAVTRDINPRETFVHEGDEPPSFAATSLVRLASFPEILPSPMFEVNLKGDLTYINPAAYNAFPRLQVLGVDHPTVQGLIALTQSTKQKILSREVTVDQQVYEQSIHFISENGLIRCCLSDITERKKVEAELFKRDRLLQSVAEATTHLLANGSYEEAIDAALARFGTTAGVDRICISENHVHAETHRLATSIRYEWTGPQIASIRHLEHRQNQLYSNPHLQRWYTTLAGGAAINGITQSFSTAEQAVLSQEKVQSVLAVPILVKNNFWGFVELHDCNDHYQWSDQEEAILRTMAASVSAALERQDKDEIIHRQAFHDALTGLPNRVLFAERLDQALTDALRNQDNLAVMFMDLDKFKTINDTLGHSVGDELLKEVANRLQHCLRGGDTVARWGGDEFTLLLAKIRTIADATGTAQRILDAFKEVVKIDRHEIYINASIGIACFPDDGQEAEVLLQNADVALYQCKEQGRGIFRVYDADMNSEATELFALQNNLRHALERQEFMLYYQPQINLQSGGITGLEALIRWQHPEQGLVSPATFIPLAEESDLIVEIGKWVLEKACQQIVEWQQITGLPLTISVNLSTRQFYDPTLVETISQVLRQTQLDPKYLELEITETIAIKNISLAQQVLKQLQGMGIKIAMDDFGTGFSSLNYLTQLPLDTLKIDQSFIKRLTSDAKELEVINAVLSLGRGLHLSVVAEGVDTPEQLELLKSLKCETVQGFLISPPLPVLEATSKLQAKSLQYQMSEQDIKQTLPQPALLVN from the coding sequence GTGCCAACAGACCTCAATGATCCGCAACGTAAAATCCGACATCTCCTAATCCTTGAGGATTTGGATGGTTTTCGCTTAGTGCCTTTGGAGGAATCTTCCTATTTCCTAGGCCGCGACGTCACGAATTCCATCGTCGTCCGTTCCCAGGGGATCTCTCGTCAGCATGCCTTGTTTTTACGCGTGACGAATGCGGATCCCAACAGCTACGGATTTATGCTCATTGATGGCAACTTGCAGGGCGAACCCAGCACCAACGGCACCGCTGTCAATGGCGAGAAATGTGCCTCCACCAAGCTCAATCATGGAGATCGGATTGTGTTTGGCCGCCAAATGAAGGCCAAATACCTCGTTTTAGGGGCATTGACCGATCTCGAATTTGGCGATTTTTGCAAAAACTTCGATTTTGAAGAAGCCGTCACCCGAGATATTAATCCTCGGGAAACCTTTGTCCATGAAGGGGATGAGCCTCCCAGCTTCGCCGCCACATCATTGGTTCGATTGGCCTCTTTCCCTGAGATTCTGCCTAGCCCCATGTTTGAAGTCAATCTTAAAGGAGATTTGACCTATATCAATCCTGCTGCCTATAATGCCTTTCCTCGCCTGCAAGTTCTGGGGGTAGACCATCCCACGGTTCAGGGACTCATTGCCCTCACCCAATCCACTAAACAAAAAATCCTTAGCCGGGAAGTGACGGTTGATCAGCAGGTTTATGAGCAGTCCATCCACTTTATCTCTGAGAATGGTCTGATCCGCTGTTGCTTATCCGACATTACCGAACGAAAAAAAGTCGAGGCAGAATTATTCAAGCGGGATCGGTTGCTGCAAAGCGTTGCCGAAGCCACCACCCACCTGCTCGCCAATGGCAGTTATGAAGAAGCCATTGATGCAGCCCTAGCCCGATTTGGCACCACCGCTGGGGTAGATCGCATCTGTATTAGCGAGAACCATGTCCATGCCGAGACCCATCGGCTAGCCACGAGCATTCGCTACGAATGGACCGGCCCTCAGATTGCTTCAATCCGTCATTTAGAACATCGGCAAAACCAGCTTTATAGCAATCCCCACTTGCAGCGATGGTATACCACGTTAGCGGGGGGAGCTGCCATTAACGGTATCACCCAAAGCTTTTCCACCGCTGAACAAGCCGTGCTCTCCCAAGAGAAGGTTCAATCGGTGCTAGCGGTTCCCATCCTTGTCAAAAACAACTTTTGGGGATTTGTAGAACTCCATGACTGTAATGACCATTACCAATGGTCTGACCAAGAAGAGGCCATTCTACGAACCATGGCAGCTAGCGTCAGTGCTGCCCTAGAGCGACAGGATAAGGATGAAATTATTCATCGGCAAGCCTTTCACGATGCCTTAACAGGATTGCCCAACCGAGTGCTCTTTGCCGAAAGATTGGATCAGGCCCTAACGGATGCCCTCCGCAATCAAGATAATCTGGCGGTCATGTTTATGGATTTGGATAAATTCAAAACCATCAATGACACCTTGGGCCACTCCGTCGGAGATGAACTACTCAAAGAAGTGGCCAATCGATTGCAACATTGCTTGCGAGGTGGGGATACGGTCGCTCGATGGGGCGGTGATGAGTTCACCCTATTACTGGCAAAGATCAGAACCATTGCCGATGCAACAGGCACGGCCCAGCGAATCTTAGATGCCTTTAAGGAAGTGGTGAAAATTGATCGCCATGAGATCTATATCAATGCCAGTATCGGTATTGCCTGCTTCCCAGATGATGGGCAAGAAGCAGAAGTGCTCCTCCAAAATGCTGACGTGGCCCTCTATCAATGCAAAGAACAAGGGCGAGGCATTTTTCGAGTTTATGATGCCGATATGAATTCAGAAGCCACGGAGTTATTTGCTCTGCAAAATAACCTCCGCCATGCGTTAGAACGTCAAGAATTTATGCTGTACTATCAACCCCAAATCAATTTACAGTCTGGGGGAATTACAGGTTTAGAAGCGCTGATTCGTTGGCAACATCCTGAACAAGGGCTGGTTTCTCCTGCCACCTTTATCCCTCTGGCCGAAGAGTCGGATTTAATTGTAGAAATTGGCAAATGGGTATTGGAAAAGGCCTGCCAACAGATCGTGGAATGGCAACAGATTACGGGGCTACCCTTGACGATTTCCGTCAACCTATCGACTCGGCAATTTTATGACCCGACTTTGGTGGAAACCATTTCCCAGGTGTTAAGGCAAACTCAACTTGACCCCAAATATTTGGAACTCGAAATTACCGAAACCATTGCCATTAAGAATATTTCCCTGGCCCAACAAGTTCTGAAACAGCTTCAGGGGATGGGAATTAAGATTGCCATGGATGATTTTGGTACGGGCTTTTCGTCTCTGAACTATCTCACTCAGCTCCCCTTAGATACCCTAAAAATTGATCAATCTTTTATCAAGCGATTGACGTCGGATGCTAAAGAGCTAGAGGTGATTAATGCGGTGCTGTCTCTAGGGCGGGGGCTGCATTTAAGCGTGGTAGCAGAAGGGGTAGACACCCCTGAACAATTAGAATTGCTGAAGTCTTTAAAATGTGAAACCGTGCAGGGGTTCTTGATTAGTCCTCCCCTCCCGGTTCTGGAAGCCACTAGCAAACTCCAGGCTAAAAGCTTGCAATATCAAATGTCAGAACAGGATATTAAGCAGACTTTGCCCCAACCTGCGTTGCTGGTGAATTGA
- a CDS encoding GNAT family N-acetyltransferase — protein sequence MQILETERLQLRQFGAADLDAYAAMLADPEVVAYVGAGETLSRAQAWKNMAMVLGHWAIRGYGLWAVEEKATQTLIGRVGLYYPEGWPGLEVGWMLARSHWGYGYALESAKVAVDAAFNQLQCPTLISLIHPENVRSQRVAQRLGSQKTTTLTLNGMPIWQYELLPSVMNRSQDLH from the coding sequence ATGCAGATTTTAGAAACAGAACGCCTACAGCTGCGACAGTTTGGTGCTGCCGATTTAGATGCCTATGCGGCCATGCTGGCAGATCCTGAGGTGGTCGCTTATGTCGGGGCTGGCGAAACCTTATCTCGAGCCCAAGCCTGGAAAAATATGGCCATGGTATTGGGGCATTGGGCTATCCGAGGCTATGGCTTATGGGCGGTAGAGGAAAAAGCCACACAAACGCTGATTGGTCGGGTCGGCCTCTACTATCCCGAAGGATGGCCGGGGTTAGAAGTGGGCTGGATGCTGGCAAGATCTCACTGGGGATATGGCTATGCCCTAGAAAGTGCAAAAGTAGCCGTCGATGCGGCTTTTAACCAGTTACAGTGCCCCACCCTGATTAGCTTGATTCATCCTGAGAATGTGCGATCGCAACGGGTTGCCCAACGGTTGGGCAGCCAAAAAACGACGACCCTCACCCTCAATGGCATGCCCATCTGGCAATATGAGCTGTTGCCATCTGTCATGAACCGATCTCAAGATCTCCATTGA
- the recG gene encoding ATP-dependent DNA helicase RecG, with protein MGDSVPVVSTSNLPDWVRLQQALSVEADRGFCDLEGKQFRFSQFLQQSLASTVPPHSESAVQERWQSTAQKFGGYADLTLNQRQHLVAETRRLLYSTQKDYRQATDPPPQPRKPATQKLKATPQKLSLDLPILSLSGIGPKSAQKLEKLGLYSVRDLLFYYPRDHIDYARQVSIRDLEEGATVTLVATVRRVNCFSSPRNPKLTIFELVVKDATGQVKLSRFYAGNRFRSRGWQEQQKRLYPPGAVVAASGLVKSSKYGITLDNPDLEVLNHSGDKIESMVIGRVVPIYALTEGVTPDLVRRAVVAALPAAKSLRDPLPEGLRQQNNLTDLPSAIADVHFPPDSDALDRARRRLIFDEFFYLQLGMLVRRQQQRQTQESVPLSVHGELLERFYEVLPFTLTGAQQRVLQDILADLQSSKPMNRLVQGDVGSGKTVVAVIALLSAIQSGYQTALMAPTEVLAEQHYHKLVEWFNQLHLPVDLLTGSTKAAKRRQIAEQLKTGELPLLVGTHALIQDNVEFDRLGLAVIDEQHRFGVQQRAMLQQKGQHPHVLTMTATPIPRTLALTLHGDLDVSQIDELPPGRQAIQTTMLTTRDRAHAYDLMRREIAQGRQIYIVLPLVEESEKLDLRSAVQEHDRLQTTIFPNFQVGLLHGRLTSAEKEEVISQFREHTLHILVSTTVVEVGVDIPNATVMLIEHADRFGLSQLHQLRGRVGRGAHQSYCLLMNSSKTETARQRLAVLEQSQDGFFIAEMDLRFRGPGEVLGTRQSGLPDLALASLVDDQETLELARQAAEKVLEKDSTLGAWPLMQSELNLRYQKLMGGAIFT; from the coding sequence ATGGGTGATTCTGTTCCAGTTGTGTCCACCTCCAACCTGCCCGATTGGGTGAGGTTGCAACAGGCCCTCTCTGTAGAAGCGGATCGCGGATTTTGTGACCTAGAAGGCAAGCAATTTCGCTTTAGTCAATTTCTCCAACAGAGTTTGGCCAGTACGGTCCCGCCCCATTCCGAGTCTGCGGTGCAGGAACGGTGGCAGTCAACGGCTCAGAAGTTTGGTGGTTACGCAGACCTGACCCTGAATCAGCGCCAGCACCTAGTGGCTGAGACTCGACGTCTCCTCTACTCCACCCAGAAAGACTACCGTCAGGCCACGGATCCGCCCCCCCAACCCCGGAAGCCAGCCACCCAAAAACTCAAGGCCACTCCTCAGAAACTATCCCTCGATCTGCCCATTCTGTCCTTGTCCGGCATTGGTCCTAAAAGTGCTCAGAAGCTAGAGAAGCTGGGGCTGTATAGCGTGCGGGATTTGCTGTTTTACTATCCCCGTGACCACATTGACTATGCTCGCCAAGTCTCTATTCGAGATTTGGAAGAAGGGGCAACGGTCACTCTAGTGGCGACAGTGCGGCGAGTCAATTGCTTTAGCAGTCCTCGCAATCCCAAACTCACTATCTTTGAGCTAGTGGTCAAAGATGCCACCGGCCAAGTCAAGCTCAGCCGCTTCTATGCCGGTAATCGCTTTCGTAGTCGCGGGTGGCAAGAACAACAAAAGCGTCTTTACCCTCCTGGAGCGGTGGTGGCGGCCTCTGGTTTGGTCAAAAGCAGCAAGTATGGCATCACCCTAGATAACCCTGACCTAGAGGTACTCAACCACTCTGGAGACAAAATTGAGTCCATGGTGATTGGGCGAGTGGTGCCCATCTATGCCCTGACGGAAGGGGTGACCCCGGATCTGGTGAGGCGAGCGGTAGTGGCGGCCTTGCCCGCTGCCAAAAGCCTGCGTGATCCCTTACCCGAGGGGCTGCGGCAGCAGAATAATTTAACGGATTTGCCGAGTGCGATCGCAGATGTGCATTTCCCTCCCGATAGCGATGCCTTGGATCGGGCTCGTCGTCGTCTGATCTTCGACGAATTCTTTTACCTACAGCTCGGGATGCTGGTCCGCCGCCAACAGCAGCGCCAAACCCAAGAAAGTGTGCCCCTCAGCGTCCATGGGGAATTACTGGAGCGATTTTATGAGGTGCTGCCCTTTACCCTGACCGGGGCGCAACAGCGGGTGCTCCAGGATATTCTGGCAGATTTGCAATCCTCTAAGCCGATGAACCGTCTGGTCCAGGGAGATGTGGGGTCGGGTAAAACCGTAGTGGCAGTGATTGCTCTCCTCTCAGCCATCCAGTCCGGGTATCAAACCGCCCTGATGGCCCCCACGGAAGTCCTAGCTGAGCAGCATTATCACAAACTCGTGGAATGGTTTAATCAGCTCCATCTACCCGTTGACTTGTTGACGGGTTCTACCAAAGCGGCCAAACGCCGACAAATTGCTGAACAGCTTAAAACAGGCGAATTGCCTCTGTTGGTGGGCACCCATGCCCTGATTCAAGACAACGTTGAATTTGATCGCTTGGGCTTAGCTGTCATTGATGAACAACATCGCTTTGGCGTTCAACAGCGAGCCATGCTGCAGCAAAAAGGTCAGCATCCCCATGTGCTCACCATGACTGCTACTCCTATTCCCCGCACCCTGGCTCTAACCCTTCATGGCGACCTGGATGTCAGTCAGATTGACGAGCTGCCGCCGGGACGACAGGCGATTCAAACCACCATGTTGACGACCCGCGATCGCGCCCATGCCTATGACCTGATGCGGCGGGAAATTGCCCAGGGGCGGCAAATTTATATTGTCTTACCCCTAGTCGAGGAATCCGAGAAACTCGATTTGCGCTCAGCGGTACAAGAGCATGATCGCCTGCAAACCACCATTTTCCCCAACTTCCAGGTGGGGCTGCTGCATGGACGGCTCACCTCTGCCGAAAAAGAGGAGGTGATTTCCCAGTTCCGGGAGCATACCCTGCATATTTTGGTTTCAACCACTGTAGTAGAAGTGGGCGTCGATATTCCCAATGCCACGGTGATGTTAATTGAACATGCCGATCGGTTTGGCCTATCCCAGCTCCACCAGCTCCGAGGTCGAGTCGGTCGAGGAGCCCATCAATCCTATTGCCTACTGATGAATAGTTCGAAAACAGAAACGGCTCGCCAGCGGTTAGCGGTATTGGAACAGTCCCAAGATGGCTTCTTTATTGCTGAGATGGATCTCCGCTTTCGGGGACCAGGAGAAGTTTTAGGCACCCGCCAATCGGGACTGCCTGACCTAGCCCTAGCGAGCTTAGTGGACGATCAAGAGACCCTAGAATTAGCCCGTCAAGCGGCTGAAAAAGTATTGGAAAAAGACAGCACTTTAGGGGCTTGGCCCCTGATGCAATCCGAATTAAATCTTCGCTATCAAAAACTCATGGGCGGGGCAATTTTTACATAG
- the dut gene encoding dUTP diphosphatase, whose amino-acid sequence MKIKIIKLNESAQVPCYSHADDAGLDLFAIQAQQISPGKSALIPTGIAIELPQGTEAQVRPRSGLALKHSITVLNSPGTIDAGYRGEIGVILINHGQEAFQVVEGMKIAQMVIAPIMRAEIEEVSELSTTQRGEGGFGSTGYA is encoded by the coding sequence ATGAAAATCAAAATTATCAAGTTAAACGAATCGGCCCAAGTTCCTTGTTACAGCCACGCCGATGATGCAGGACTGGATCTATTTGCCATTCAAGCCCAGCAAATTTCGCCAGGTAAATCGGCACTGATCCCAACTGGAATTGCCATCGAGTTGCCCCAAGGGACAGAAGCCCAGGTGCGTCCCAGGAGCGGTTTAGCGCTCAAGCATTCCATTACGGTATTGAATTCACCAGGAACCATTGATGCGGGGTATCGCGGTGAAATTGGGGTGATCTTAATTAACCACGGTCAAGAAGCCTTTCAGGTGGTTGAGGGAATGAAAATTGCTCAAATGGTGATTGCACCAATTATGCGCGCCGAGATTGAAGAAGTATCTGAATTAAGCACCACCCAAAGAGGGGAAGGGGGATTTGGTTCAACTGGATATGCTTAA
- a CDS encoding DUF2288 domain-containing protein, whose protein sequence is MQDIKDKLAEDVADIEWKDLIPHSQRDAIIVVTPHLDLLDVGVAIASDNTQSVQHWISESLIYKPSAQQLSDWNAQPDTQFSTLIVQPFVLVAQSN, encoded by the coding sequence ATGCAAGATATCAAAGACAAACTCGCTGAAGACGTTGCGGATATTGAATGGAAAGACCTGATTCCCCATTCTCAACGGGATGCCATTATCGTGGTGACGCCTCATTTAGATTTGCTGGATGTGGGAGTTGCGATCGCAAGCGACAATACCCAATCGGTCCAGCATTGGATTAGCGAAAGTCTGATTTACAAACCCTCGGCTCAACAGTTGAGCGACTGGAACGCCCAACCCGACACACAATTCAGCACCTTGATTGTGCAACCCTTTGTTCTAGTTGCTCAGAGCAATTAA
- a CDS encoding trans-acting enoyl reductase family protein: MSNSRPYDVVLYGASGFTGRQTVEYFAQNVGEQIRWAIAGRNRQKLEQVKADFAAAVDVLVADSQDQEGLDTIAGQAHVILNTAGPFALYGDFLVDACVRKQTHYVDITGETPWVKSLIQRYHAKASADGTRIIPFCGFDSVPSDLGTYLVVRFMQQELGVSCRQVKACFKAAGGFNGGTLASAINLMQSGESSQMADPYLLNPQEESPPDIVPLSQDPKGPQYDSDLQTWIAPFFMGPVNTRVVRRSSALFDQWQEPYGPHFAYQEYLKFAGPLAAFGTTLATGAFGLALSQGWARTLLQSRLPQPGSGPSTQVMDEGWFRCELIGQASNGQQVRGLIYNQGDPGNRSTVKFLCESALCLATQADQLPGKHRGGVLTPATGLGDVLAERLRQAGTKVELAVR, translated from the coding sequence ATGAGTAATTCTCGACCCTATGATGTCGTCCTCTACGGAGCGAGTGGGTTTACTGGGCGGCAGACGGTTGAATATTTTGCCCAAAATGTGGGCGAGCAAATCCGATGGGCGATCGCAGGTCGGAATCGCCAAAAACTTGAGCAGGTTAAAGCGGACTTTGCGGCTGCGGTGGATGTTTTGGTGGCCGATAGTCAGGACCAAGAAGGACTAGATACCATTGCGGGACAGGCCCACGTCATTCTCAATACGGCGGGTCCATTTGCCTTATATGGGGATTTCTTGGTGGATGCCTGTGTCCGTAAGCAAACTCACTATGTCGATATCACCGGCGAAACCCCTTGGGTCAAATCATTGATCCAGCGCTACCATGCCAAAGCTTCAGCGGATGGCACCCGCATTATTCCCTTCTGTGGGTTTGATTCGGTGCCCTCGGACCTCGGCACCTACTTAGTGGTGCGGTTTATGCAGCAAGAATTGGGCGTCTCCTGTCGACAAGTCAAAGCCTGCTTCAAAGCGGCAGGCGGCTTTAATGGCGGCACCTTGGCGTCGGCCATCAACTTAATGCAGTCAGGGGAGTCCTCCCAAATGGCGGACCCCTATTTGCTCAATCCCCAGGAAGAGTCCCCTCCCGATATCGTCCCCCTGAGCCAAGACCCCAAAGGACCGCAGTATGACTCAGACTTGCAGACCTGGATTGCCCCGTTCTTTATGGGACCTGTGAATACTCGTGTGGTCAGACGTAGTAGTGCCCTCTTCGATCAATGGCAAGAACCCTACGGTCCCCATTTTGCCTATCAGGAATATCTAAAGTTCGCAGGACCGTTAGCTGCCTTTGGCACTACGTTGGCAACGGGGGCATTTGGTTTGGCCTTAAGCCAAGGGTGGGCCAGAACGCTGCTCCAGTCCCGACTACCTCAACCTGGCAGCGGTCCTTCGACCCAGGTGATGGATGAAGGGTGGTTCCGGTGTGAACTGATCGGACAAGCCAGCAATGGCCAGCAGGTACGGGGCCTGATTTACAATCAAGGCGATCCAGGAAACCGCTCGACGGTGAAGTTTTTATGTGAGTCGGCATTGTGTTTAGCGACTCAGGCTGATCAGTTACCCGGTAAGCACCGTGGTGGTGTGCTGACCCCAGCCACTGGATTGGGGGATGTGCTGGCAGAACGCCTCCGTCAGGCTGGAACTAAGGTTGAACTAGCGGTTCGCTAA
- a CDS encoding DUF11 domain-containing protein: MFPFSSAIEVFIRKTPFASQDRQWRPKTWLTSLLVTAATTSLAFFPTAAQAQRAFATRNAFQLRGRTTIFGNPVTTCSSTTGPLAGNCATAQQTLVFPGPGTDVALTNNGYWMDYVDIDSDATTFNSSSATYNFPTGNPGFQIVWAGLYWAGDTSSGSTSNGVPTGETAVNAAQRNQMLLQIPGSSTYQTITATTLDTIGSTRYSAFAEVTNLVQLGGSGTYTGANIQTGKGGDRYGGWSLIVVYADDTEILRSMTIFDGFQQVGNNTIDAPISGFLTPNAGPFESSIGAFISEGDLGIFGDQFLIDGDGNNSDGDATDQPFVNVGDATSPTSNFFNSSSAMFATRIGTNTTVNTPDGKVLGPISRSPNFPNLLAMDIDIVEAQDGSGGAIMQNNATEATLRFTSTGDFYYPTAFFFSVEVFQPVLTQNFTKTVTDVNGGDLNPGDILEYTVTYQNTGNDIATDVVLTDAIPTNTTYEAGSLRILTDPDPGVSTPLTQTDTLGDDRAEFDSANNRVVFRSGIGANNTNGGNVPFDDPNVPGAVDDTVSVSFRVRVDSGITTFPTTISNQAVIDYIGQFSGTSFTGNSDDPTTTSEPDDPTDIDVVEPTDPNLILVKRITRINGATTNGAVDLDVYIDDVNSPYDDNVDEVPPFAGQPDPSQDDTTNWPDADALNGPDDYLKGVIDAGEVQPGDEIEYTIYFLSTGGVPARTVQLCDRVPAFQTFVLDAYNAETPAPSGGVGASRGILVDYNNSVLAYTNDGDGDTAQFYPSGSTLPAACNGSPAQSEDNGAIVVDLGDLPQATGPGNPAASYGAVRFRATVK, translated from the coding sequence ATGTTCCCTTTTTCCTCAGCCATAGAAGTATTTATAAGGAAAACTCCCTTCGCCTCACAAGATAGGCAATGGCGACCTAAAACTTGGTTAACTAGCCTCCTTGTAACTGCAGCTACCACCTCATTAGCCTTTTTCCCAACTGCAGCACAGGCCCAACGTGCGTTTGCCACGCGCAATGCTTTTCAGTTGAGGGGGCGAACCACCATATTTGGCAACCCTGTCACTACCTGTTCTTCTACGACAGGGCCTTTAGCTGGAAACTGTGCCACAGCTCAACAGACCCTAGTGTTTCCAGGCCCTGGAACCGATGTGGCTTTGACTAACAACGGTTACTGGATGGATTATGTGGACATTGATAGTGATGCTACGACGTTCAATTCATCTTCTGCGACCTATAACTTCCCCACTGGCAACCCCGGTTTTCAAATTGTTTGGGCTGGTTTGTATTGGGCTGGAGACACATCATCAGGGTCAACGAGTAATGGTGTTCCTACCGGGGAAACAGCGGTGAACGCAGCCCAGCGGAATCAAATGCTGCTCCAGATTCCGGGTTCTTCAACGTACCAAACCATTACCGCAACTACTTTAGATACGATTGGTTCTACTCGTTACAGTGCATTTGCTGAGGTCACTAATTTAGTCCAACTTGGTGGAAGTGGGACCTATACAGGAGCCAATATCCAAACTGGAAAAGGGGGCGATCGCTATGGGGGATGGTCACTCATCGTTGTATATGCAGATGACACCGAAATCCTACGCAGTATGACCATATTTGATGGTTTTCAGCAAGTTGGGAATAATACAATTGATGCCCCTATCAGTGGTTTCTTGACACCCAATGCTGGACCTTTTGAGTCTTCTATCGGGGCATTTATCAGCGAAGGAGATCTTGGGATTTTCGGCGACCAGTTCCTGATTGATGGCGATGGTAATAATTCTGATGGCGACGCCACGGATCAACCCTTTGTCAATGTTGGTGATGCCACTAGCCCAACATCTAACTTCTTCAACAGTTCCAGTGCTATGTTTGCTACACGAATTGGAACCAATACAACCGTAAACACTCCTGATGGAAAAGTGTTAGGGCCTATCAGCAGAAGTCCCAACTTCCCAAACTTGCTAGCTATGGATATAGACATCGTAGAGGCCCAAGACGGTTCTGGCGGTGCGATTATGCAAAACAATGCTACAGAAGCAACCTTACGATTTACTAGTACTGGTGACTTTTACTATCCCACTGCGTTTTTCTTTAGTGTTGAGGTCTTTCAACCGGTCTTAACTCAAAACTTCACGAAGACGGTCACTGATGTCAACGGAGGCGATCTCAACCCCGGTGACATATTAGAGTACACCGTTACCTACCAAAACACTGGAAATGACATTGCCACTGATGTTGTATTGACAGATGCCATTCCCACCAATACCACCTATGAAGCTGGTTCACTGAGAATCCTAACTGATCCAGATCCTGGCGTTTCAACTCCGCTAACCCAAACAGACACTTTGGGTGATGATCGGGCTGAATTTGATAGCGCTAATAACAGAGTTGTATTTAGATCTGGTATTGGGGCGAATAATACCAATGGTGGAAATGTTCCCTTTGACGATCCTAATGTTCCTGGGGCTGTTGATGATACGGTGTCTGTGAGCTTCAGAGTTCGAGTTGACTCTGGTATAACCACGTTTCCTACCACCATTTCTAACCAGGCTGTTATTGATTACATTGGGCAATTTTCTGGAACTTCCTTCACAGGTAATAGTGACGACCCCACAACAACCTCAGAGCCAGACGATCCAACGGATATTGATGTAGTTGAACCTACCGATCCGAATTTGATATTGGTAAAACGAATTACCCGTATCAACGGAGCGACAACCAACGGTGCAGTTGATTTAGACGTCTATATAGATGATGTGAATAGTCCCTATGACGATAACGTCGATGAGGTTCCCCCCTTTGCAGGACAACCCGATCCAAGCCAAGATGATACAACTAACTGGCCCGATGCCGATGCCCTGAATGGACCGGATGACTATCTCAAGGGAGTTATTGATGCAGGGGAGGTCCAACCAGGAGATGAAATCGAATATACGATTTACTTTTTATCCACTGGAGGAGTTCCCGCAAGAACGGTGCAATTGTGCGATCGCGTTCCCGCATTTCAAACGTTTGTGCTCGACGCTTATAATGCAGAGACCCCAGCGCCTAGTGGGGGTGTGGGAGCGAGTAGAGGCATTCTAGTCGATTACAATAATTCCGTTTTAGCCTATACCAATGATGGAGATGGTGACACTGCGCAGTTTTACCCATCTGGTTCGACTTTACCCGCAGCTTGTAATGGTTCACCTGCCCAATCAGAAGATAACGGTGCCATTGTGGTGGATTTAGGCGATTTACCCCAGGCGACAGGTCCTGGCAATCCTGCCGCATCATATGGTGCAGTCCGTTTTCGCGCAACGGTGAAATAA